One window of Brachybacterium ginsengisoli genomic DNA carries:
- a CDS encoding UvrD-helicase domain-containing protein — protein sequence MTFTLINASAGSGKTYALTQRLAERIEGGIDPSQIIATTFTVKAAEELTSRVRSTLLDRAQVEEARGIDSAVIGTVNSVAGRLVTDYALDAGISPAVEVLDDTTQRAAFAAAIAGTAAVSGVRWADLLARTEHDGDENATGYALTQAWRARVKDVADAARTNLLGAEDLRAAAETSWQEYRRAAELPEPEADQRPRWLHLLDQRLDDLAGDLDASRTADGDPIAGGPIGARSLNRTSGDLETLRRLRRRLAVHDRAPWSAWLRIAGGGFGAVATRALAPLAEEIAEALPANAAWQQDLQDLLALILGTAADSLEAYARYKRELGLIDFIDQEVRALRLLQESPRVRASVASRFRLLAVDEFQDTSPVQLALFLELSQLIEDKIWVGDPKQAIYGFRDADPKLMQDIIAAVQGGTTVFGRGEVENLSFSWRSRQRLVDLSNAVFTRVFAPDGGGAEQVTLSIPPQRAERAAGGTLEVWEATKNDRRAVSAEKHAAMIAEKIRLRIQEGTFTPGATAVLVRTNAQRQAVVSALQERGVPTAGAAHALLATREAQLVRAALAVTLDGSDTLALTELVSLLEDHAAHHDWFAQLMAAPDRPARREVFAAWWEDETLAGLREVRRACIGFTPEEMISALIDALDLPQRIKRWSGQGSRRRSLDALRALARETTQRRRAEGSPITLTGLRAELDAWEDGPDLSGLPEAVWVGTVHGAKGLEWEHVITHLSAPPKERDRTWGVLVRSPERVDVTAPLDGRSLLFWPKMPVPAELAERLAASEAATDRARREAEEAGRLHYVALTRAASTGVLAVPGPRTALDALIEEGSGSLVAWGEDALTVAGTAEPLPARITRVNVDDLIEEPPARLPEVTDPLAATDIPLRPTGGSAARAAARFQASASASADSLGTVEEPREIGRRLVTGGGPQWERVGEAIHAYLALPLEALNAAQQETAAARLVERWAVARAVEPAVLREAGEAWAAFLAAEFPGAEVLTEQPITWWNEEDQVMEGWIDALLRLPSGEIVLVDHKSYPGDHPVEHVRREYLGQMATYSRALAAAGVAPSRILIHLPLRGEVLEVVLHAG from the coding sequence ATGACGTTCACCCTGATCAACGCCTCCGCCGGGTCGGGGAAGACCTACGCCCTCACCCAGCGACTGGCCGAGCGGATCGAGGGCGGGATCGACCCCTCCCAGATCATCGCCACCACCTTCACCGTGAAGGCCGCCGAGGAGCTCACCTCCCGGGTGCGCTCGACCCTCCTGGACCGGGCCCAGGTCGAGGAGGCGCGCGGCATCGACTCGGCCGTGATCGGCACCGTCAACTCCGTGGCCGGGCGCCTGGTCACCGACTATGCGCTGGACGCCGGGATCTCCCCCGCCGTCGAGGTGCTCGACGACACCACGCAGAGGGCCGCCTTCGCCGCCGCGATCGCCGGCACCGCGGCCGTCTCCGGGGTGCGCTGGGCCGATCTGCTGGCCCGCACCGAGCACGACGGCGACGAGAACGCCACCGGATACGCCCTCACCCAGGCCTGGCGCGCCCGGGTCAAGGACGTCGCCGACGCCGCCCGCACCAACCTGCTCGGCGCCGAGGACCTGCGCGCCGCGGCGGAGACGTCGTGGCAGGAGTACCGACGCGCCGCGGAGCTGCCGGAGCCCGAGGCGGACCAGCGCCCCCGCTGGCTGCACCTGCTGGATCAGCGCCTGGACGACCTGGCCGGCGACCTCGACGCCTCCCGCACGGCCGACGGGGACCCGATCGCGGGCGGCCCGATCGGTGCCCGCAGCCTGAACAGGACCTCCGGGGATCTGGAGACGCTGCGTCGGCTGCGGCGACGGCTGGCCGTTCACGACCGGGCGCCCTGGTCGGCCTGGCTGCGGATCGCGGGAGGTGGCTTCGGGGCGGTCGCCACGAGGGCCCTGGCACCGCTCGCCGAGGAGATCGCGGAGGCGCTGCCCGCGAACGCCGCCTGGCAGCAGGACCTGCAGGATCTCCTCGCCCTGATCCTCGGCACCGCCGCCGACTCCCTCGAGGCCTACGCGCGGTACAAGCGGGAGCTGGGCCTCATCGACTTCATCGACCAGGAGGTGCGCGCGCTGCGCCTGCTGCAGGAGTCGCCGCGGGTGCGGGCCTCGGTGGCGAGCCGGTTCCGGCTGCTCGCGGTGGACGAGTTCCAGGACACCTCCCCCGTGCAGCTCGCCCTGTTCCTCGAGCTGTCGCAGCTCATCGAGGACAAGATCTGGGTGGGCGACCCGAAGCAGGCGATCTACGGCTTCCGCGACGCGGACCCGAAGCTCATGCAGGACATCATCGCCGCGGTCCAGGGCGGGACCACGGTGTTCGGCCGCGGCGAGGTCGAGAACCTCTCCTTCTCCTGGCGGTCCCGGCAGCGGCTCGTGGACCTCTCCAACGCCGTGTTCACCCGCGTGTTCGCCCCGGACGGCGGGGGCGCCGAGCAGGTCACCCTCTCGATCCCGCCGCAGCGGGCCGAGCGCGCGGCCGGCGGGACGCTCGAGGTGTGGGAGGCGACCAAGAACGACCGCCGCGCCGTCAGCGCCGAGAAGCACGCCGCGATGATCGCCGAGAAGATCCGTCTGCGGATCCAGGAGGGGACCTTCACCCCCGGCGCCACCGCGGTGCTGGTGCGCACCAACGCCCAGCGCCAGGCCGTGGTCTCGGCGCTGCAGGAGCGCGGCGTCCCCACCGCCGGCGCCGCCCACGCGCTGCTCGCCACCCGCGAGGCGCAGCTGGTGCGGGCCGCGCTCGCGGTGACCCTCGACGGCAGCGACACCCTGGCGCTGACCGAGCTGGTGTCCCTGCTCGAGGACCATGCCGCGCACCACGACTGGTTCGCGCAGCTGATGGCCGCCCCGGACCGCCCGGCACGGCGCGAGGTGTTCGCCGCCTGGTGGGAGGACGAGACCCTCGCCGGGCTGCGCGAGGTGCGGCGGGCCTGCATCGGCTTCACCCCCGAGGAGATGATCAGCGCCCTCATCGACGCCCTCGACCTGCCGCAGCGGATCAAGCGCTGGAGCGGCCAGGGCTCCCGGCGCCGCTCCCTGGACGCGCTGCGGGCGCTGGCCCGCGAGACGACCCAGCGCCGCCGCGCGGAGGGCTCCCCCATCACGCTCACCGGGCTGCGCGCCGAGCTCGACGCCTGGGAGGACGGCCCGGATCTCTCCGGCCTGCCCGAGGCGGTGTGGGTGGGGACCGTGCACGGCGCGAAGGGCCTGGAGTGGGAGCACGTGATCACCCACCTCTCCGCCCCGCCGAAGGAGCGCGACCGCACCTGGGGCGTGCTGGTCCGCTCGCCCGAGCGGGTGGACGTCACCGCGCCGCTCGACGGCCGGAGCCTGCTCTTCTGGCCGAAGATGCCGGTGCCCGCCGAGCTCGCCGAGCGCCTGGCCGCCTCCGAGGCCGCCACCGACCGCGCCCGTCGCGAGGCGGAGGAGGCCGGGCGCCTGCACTACGTGGCCCTCACCCGCGCCGCGAGCACCGGCGTGCTCGCCGTGCCCGGGCCCCGCACCGCGCTGGATGCGCTGATCGAGGAGGGTTCGGGATCGCTCGTCGCCTGGGGCGAGGACGCGCTCACCGTGGCCGGCACCGCGGAGCCGCTGCCGGCCCGGATCACCCGGGTGAACGTCGACGACCTGATCGAGGAACCCCCGGCACGGCTCCCCGAGGTCACCGATCCGCTCGCCGCGACGGACATCCCGCTGCGGCCGACGGGCGGCTCCGCCGCGCGGGCGGCGGCCCGTTTCCAGGCCTCGGCGTCGGCCTCCGCGGATTCGCTCGGCACCGTGGAGGAGCCGCGCGAGATCGGGCGGCGCCTGGTCACCGGCGGCGGACCGCAGTGGGAACGGGTGGGCGAGGCGATCCACGCCTACCTCGCACTGCCGCTCGAGGCGCTGAACGCCGCACAGCAGGAGACCGCCGCCGCACGCCTGGTGGAGCGATGGGCGGTGGCCCGCGCCGTCGAGCCGGCCGTGCTGCGCGAGGCCGGAGAGGCCTGGGCGGCGTTCCTCGCCGCCGAGTTCCCCGGCGCGGAGGTGCTCACCGAGCAGCCCATCACCTGGTGGAACGAGGAGGACCAGGTGATGGAGGGCTGGATCGACGCCCTGCTGCGCCTGCCCTCGGGCGAGATCGTGCTGGTGGACCACAAGTCCTACCCGGGCGATCATCCCGTGGAGCATGTGCGCAGGGAGTACCTGGGCCAGATGGCGACCTACTCGCGGGCGCTGGCCGCGGCGGGGGTCGCGCCCTCCCGGATCCTCATCCACCTGCCGCTGCGCGGCGAGGTGCTCGAGGTGGTCCTCCATGCGGGCTGA
- a CDS encoding nucleoside/nucleotide kinase family protein, producing MRAEDALGTARVLLDEALRGGGRRILGIAGAPGAGKSTLTAHLAEQLPAGSCTVVPMDGFHLADVALARRGSIDRKGAPDTFDAAGYAALLQRIRTARPTDPPIWAPMFERDLEQPLAGAIEVDPAVPLVITEGNYLLLDEGPWALVRPLLDVCWFVEVPEELRHERLVARHERFGKSPRAAREWALGPDEANARLVAGTRDRADAVVREG from the coding sequence ATGCGGGCTGAGGACGCCCTCGGCACGGCGCGGGTGCTGCTGGACGAGGCGCTGCGCGGCGGCGGGCGGCGGATCCTCGGGATCGCCGGGGCGCCCGGCGCCGGGAAGTCCACGCTCACCGCGCACCTGGCCGAGCAGCTGCCGGCCGGCTCCTGCACGGTGGTGCCGATGGACGGCTTCCATCTGGCCGACGTGGCGCTCGCGCGCCGGGGCAGCATCGACCGCAAGGGCGCGCCGGACACCTTCGACGCGGCGGGGTACGCGGCGCTGCTGCAGCGGATCCGCACCGCCCGTCCCACGGATCCGCCAATCTGGGCGCCGATGTTCGAGCGGGATCTCGAGCAGCCCCTGGCCGGGGCGATCGAGGTGGACCCCGCGGTGCCGCTCGTGATCACCGAGGGGAACTACCTGCTGCTGGACGAGGGGCCATGGGCGCTGGTGCGGCCGCTGCTGGACGTCTGCTGGTTCGTGGAGGTCCCCGAGGAGCTGCGCCACGAGCGCCTGGTGGCCCGGCACGAGCGCTTCGGGAAGTCGCCCCGCGCGGCGCGCGAGTGGGCGCTCGGGCCCGACGAGGCCAACGCCCGCCTGGTCGCGGGGACCCGGGACCGGGCGGACGCGGTGGTCCGGGAGGGGTGA
- a CDS encoding FBP domain-containing protein: MHSLTADQIRSSFVNASKGEAKRAELPDLSTVMWEDIDYLGWQDARKPAQHYVVLLIDDEPVGLLLRGTGRPPSRKMLCAWCEDVVDGVGAASFVAPLAGASGRRGNTIGTGVCADFRCSRNVRRPPAAFELRTEDPALVAYHREQRITGLQERCTRFAQAVMKG; the protein is encoded by the coding sequence ATGCATTCCCTGACCGCAGACCAGATCCGCTCCAGCTTCGTCAACGCCTCCAAGGGCGAGGCGAAGCGCGCCGAGCTCCCCGACCTCTCCACCGTGATGTGGGAGGACATCGACTATCTCGGCTGGCAGGACGCCCGCAAGCCGGCCCAGCACTACGTCGTGCTCCTGATCGACGACGAGCCGGTGGGCCTGCTGCTGCGCGGCACCGGCCGGCCGCCGAGCCGCAAGATGCTCTGCGCCTGGTGCGAGGACGTCGTCGACGGCGTCGGGGCGGCGTCCTTCGTCGCCCCGCTCGCCGGTGCCTCCGGCCGACGCGGCAACACGATCGGCACCGGCGTGTGCGCCGACTTCCGCTGCTCCCGCAACGTGCGCCGTCCCCCGGCCGCGTTCGAGCTGCGCACCGAGGACCCGGCCCTGGTCGCCTACCACCGCGAGCAGCGCATCACCGGCCTCCAGGAGCGCTGCACTCGCTTCGCCCAGGCGGTCATGAAGGGCTGA
- a CDS encoding aldo/keto reductase — MTAPTRRIGSLSVSALGLGAMPLSMGRGEPAPHDRAMATIHAALDAGVTLLDTADIYSPTWDTMGHNEKLVGEALSSWGGDRSTVSIATKGGITRSADGGGRDGSAAYLRSALEKSLTDLGVDSVELYYWHRPDRSIRYAEAVEALATFQQEGLIREVGISNANTEEIDVALEVLGEGGLAAVQNEFSPTFFHTSRRELEHCAEHGIAFVPWSPLGGTGGGAAAVGERFPQIQRISESHGVSPQQVVLAWELSLGEHVIPIPGASRPESITDSAQAMTLELGAEDLEEMNRIIA; from the coding sequence ATGACTGCACCCACCCGCCGCATCGGCTCCCTGTCCGTCTCCGCCCTGGGCCTCGGCGCCATGCCCCTGTCGATGGGGCGCGGCGAGCCCGCCCCGCACGACCGCGCCATGGCCACGATCCACGCCGCTCTCGACGCGGGCGTGACCCTGCTGGACACGGCGGACATCTACTCCCCGACCTGGGACACGATGGGCCACAACGAGAAGCTCGTCGGCGAGGCGCTGAGCTCCTGGGGCGGGGACCGCTCCACCGTCTCCATCGCGACCAAGGGCGGGATCACCCGCTCGGCCGACGGCGGGGGCCGCGACGGCTCCGCCGCGTACCTGCGCTCCGCCCTCGAGAAGTCCCTCACCGACCTGGGCGTGGACTCGGTGGAGCTCTACTACTGGCACCGCCCCGACCGCAGCATCCGCTACGCCGAGGCGGTGGAGGCCCTCGCGACCTTCCAGCAGGAGGGCCTGATCCGCGAGGTCGGCATCTCCAACGCCAACACCGAGGAGATCGACGTGGCCCTCGAGGTGCTCGGCGAGGGCGGCCTGGCCGCCGTGCAGAACGAGTTCTCCCCGACCTTCTTCCACACCAGCCGCCGCGAGCTCGAGCACTGCGCCGAGCACGGCATCGCCTTCGTGCCCTGGTCGCCGCTGGGCGGCACCGGCGGCGGAGCGGCTGCGGTGGGGGAGCGGTTCCCGCAGATCCAGCGCATCTCCGAGTCCCACGGCGTCAGCCCCCAGCAGGTGGTCCTCGCCTGGGAGCTCAGCCTCGGCGAGCACGTCATCCCGATCCCCGGTGCGAGCCGCCCCGAGTCGATCACCGATTCGGCGCAGGCGATGACCCTCGAGCTCGGCGCGGAGGACCTCGAGGAGATGAACCGGATCATCGCCTGA
- the speB gene encoding agmatinase, translating into MSIRVPDPVGPVDGTVVPRFAGESTFARIPRIDQVADYDIAVLGVPFDGGTSYRPGARFGPLQVRTSSRHLRPAFHVELDVAPFGELQVVDAGDVACTPFSITDAMAQVEKMALDVRGDAPERRLIGIGGDHTIAYPLIRSAVAKHGPVALVHFDAHLDTWDTYFSTPLTHGTVFRRCFEEGLLAEDKSIHVGIRGPIYDRIDLRQDRDFGFKAIRCSDLDRIGIDAAVAQVKERVGDTPVYLSLDIDVLDPAFAPGTGTPEAGGLSSRELLALLRRLDGLNLVGADVVEVAPAYDHAEVTTVAAATVVYDIIALMTNQALGRTAG; encoded by the coding sequence ATGAGCATCCGAGTCCCCGACCCCGTCGGCCCCGTCGACGGCACGGTCGTCCCCCGCTTCGCCGGCGAGTCGACCTTCGCCAGGATCCCGCGCATCGACCAGGTCGCCGACTACGACATCGCCGTCCTGGGCGTCCCCTTCGACGGCGGCACCTCGTACCGGCCCGGCGCCCGCTTCGGCCCGCTGCAGGTGCGCACCTCCTCCCGCCACCTCCGTCCTGCCTTCCATGTCGAGCTCGATGTGGCCCCCTTCGGCGAGCTCCAGGTGGTCGACGCCGGGGACGTGGCGTGCACCCCGTTCAGCATCACGGACGCGATGGCCCAGGTGGAGAAGATGGCGCTGGACGTGCGCGGCGATGCCCCGGAGCGGCGCCTCATCGGCATCGGCGGCGATCACACCATCGCCTATCCGCTGATCCGGAGCGCGGTCGCGAAGCACGGCCCGGTGGCTCTCGTGCACTTCGACGCCCACCTCGACACCTGGGACACCTACTTCTCGACCCCGCTGACCCACGGCACGGTGTTCCGCCGCTGCTTCGAGGAGGGCCTGCTCGCGGAGGACAAGTCGATCCACGTGGGCATCCGCGGCCCCATCTACGACCGGATCGACCTCCGGCAGGACCGGGACTTCGGGTTCAAGGCCATCCGCTGCAGCGACCTCGACCGGATCGGGATCGACGCGGCTGTCGCCCAGGTGAAGGAGCGCGTCGGGGACACCCCCGTCTACCTCTCCCTCGACATCGACGTGCTCGATCCCGCCTTCGCGCCGGGCACGGGGACCCCCGAGGCGGGAGGCCTCTCCAGCCGCGAGCTGCTCGCGCTGCTGCGGCGCCTGGACGGGCTGAACCTGGTCGGCGCGGACGTGGTCGAGGTGGCCCCGGCCTACGACCACGCCGAGGTCACCACCGTCGCCGCGGCGACCGTCGTGTACGACATCATCGCGCTCATGACGAACCAGGCCCTCGGTCGCACGGCCGGCTGA
- a CDS encoding MFS transporter produces MTSSSGVIDDAPLTSFHKKLTAYSSGGPLIDGYAIAMIGFTYASMGTAFEVSAADKGLIAAAALVGIFVGGALFGWVTDKVGRHAMYIIDLLALALFSVLTFWAGDVWQIVLLRFAIGVAIGADYPIATSLLAEYLPRRHRGKMLGATFVVWAVGATLAPIVAIACTAAFGDEAWRWMLASTAVFAIITLLFRLGTPESPRWLLSKGRVQEADAAIRKVYGPGYSSADLGHEESAGSVSLGTLFRAPYRGRLIFVCLFWMCQVIPMLSIYSFSFDVLATVGLEGNGAEVFLAALFVLGGIPGLLLVDRIGRKALLVYSFAGIAVIWGMAGLVPGLPMMAIFVAICLFAFLSGSSNFLEVVVPNELFPTQVRATAVGIGTAASRIGAAIAVYLMPLLLAHGIAYVLLAGAAVSVVGLIVTLVWGEETAGRALHETSDGAESSAPATASARPRLTSTEPTL; encoded by the coding sequence ATGACCAGCTCATCAGGCGTGATCGACGATGCGCCGCTCACCTCGTTCCACAAGAAGCTCACCGCCTACTCCTCGGGCGGCCCGCTGATCGACGGCTACGCGATCGCGATGATCGGGTTCACCTACGCCAGCATGGGGACCGCGTTCGAGGTGAGCGCCGCGGACAAGGGGCTCATCGCCGCCGCCGCCCTGGTGGGCATCTTCGTGGGCGGTGCGCTGTTCGGCTGGGTCACCGACAAGGTGGGCCGTCATGCGATGTACATCATCGACCTCCTCGCCCTCGCCCTCTTCTCGGTCCTCACCTTCTGGGCCGGCGACGTGTGGCAGATCGTCCTGCTCCGCTTCGCGATCGGCGTCGCCATCGGGGCGGACTATCCGATCGCCACCTCCCTCCTCGCGGAGTACCTGCCCCGCAGGCATCGCGGCAAGATGCTCGGCGCGACCTTCGTGGTCTGGGCCGTCGGCGCGACGCTGGCCCCGATCGTCGCGATCGCCTGCACGGCGGCCTTCGGGGACGAGGCCTGGCGATGGATGCTCGCGAGCACCGCGGTCTTCGCGATCATCACCCTTCTCTTCCGCCTCGGCACCCCCGAGTCCCCGCGCTGGCTGCTCAGCAAGGGACGGGTCCAGGAGGCCGACGCCGCGATCCGGAAGGTCTACGGGCCGGGATACTCGAGCGCCGACCTCGGCCACGAGGAGAGCGCCGGGAGCGTCTCGCTGGGAACCCTGTTCCGTGCTCCGTACCGGGGCCGGCTGATCTTCGTCTGCCTGTTCTGGATGTGCCAGGTCATTCCGATGCTCTCGATCTACTCGTTCTCCTTCGACGTGCTCGCGACCGTGGGCCTCGAGGGCAACGGCGCCGAGGTGTTCCTGGCCGCGCTGTTCGTCCTCGGAGGCATCCCCGGGCTGCTGCTCGTCGACCGCATCGGTCGCAAGGCCCTCCTGGTCTACTCCTTCGCCGGCATCGCCGTGATCTGGGGGATGGCCGGGCTGGTGCCCGGACTGCCGATGATGGCGATCTTCGTGGCGATCTGCCTGTTCGCCTTCCTGTCGGGCTCCTCGAACTTCCTCGAGGTCGTGGTGCCCAACGAGCTCTTCCCCACCCAGGTGCGGGCCACGGCCGTCGGCATCGGCACCGCCGCGAGCCGCATCGGCGCCGCGATCGCCGTCTACCTCATGCCGCTCCTGCTCGCCCATGGCATCGCGTACGTGCTCCTGGCCGGTGCAGCGGTGAGCGTCGTCGGCCTCATCGTGACCCTGGTCTGGGGCGAGGAGACGGCCGGCCGCGCCCTCCACGAGACGAGCGACGGCGCCGAGTCATCGGCGCCGGCGACGGCCTCCGCCCGTCCTCGTCTCACCTCCACCGAACCCACCCTCTGA
- a CDS encoding PucR family transcriptional regulator translates to MVMSVRELMEIPHLTLRLHAGAAGLDRTITWTHTTDLPEPWRWLSHGELMMTNGMSFPAGAAEQVELLDRLSDVGVGALAIGEEMYCPPLTRDFDDAADRLGIPVLWIRYPMPFAAISRTVAESVQPEQSLRISRTARLYEAIRRTPGTDIDRSHTRRTLISVLGSDVDVCDVHSGRAYFPHDDQPPEEVTRAIRGPVGLLSSGNRLAPLSGGRVLHIVPVPTQSAAVLAVISRSETPPDTLLLQHAATVAALELSQAHLELGNRQRIHGELAAAVLDAGARRQGAARELGEIGLDPARSLVAAVACEDEERLRMLPVSLWRARIPYAMTLRAGSPVLILPQRPHALRVLTDALGRTGRTGLSRPVRRGSRYAECAQEAAWALGMARRSGSTSVRYGSMSPDLGPTDRADARALVEHRLGPVLRHDAEQDGSLMETLEAFLEHRRSWQRTAEALQLHRQTVHYRIRRIEGLLDVDLHESGDLAQVWLALQARRSLDGMS, encoded by the coding sequence ATGGTCATGTCGGTGCGCGAGCTGATGGAGATCCCCCACCTGACCCTGCGGCTCCACGCGGGTGCGGCCGGGCTGGACCGCACGATCACCTGGACCCACACCACGGATCTCCCCGAGCCCTGGCGCTGGCTCTCCCACGGCGAGCTGATGATGACCAACGGGATGAGCTTCCCCGCCGGGGCCGCGGAGCAGGTCGAGCTGCTCGACCGTCTGTCCGACGTGGGCGTCGGCGCGCTCGCGATCGGCGAGGAGATGTACTGTCCCCCGCTCACCCGCGACTTCGACGATGCCGCGGACCGCCTCGGCATCCCGGTGCTGTGGATCCGCTACCCGATGCCCTTCGCCGCGATCTCGCGCACCGTCGCGGAGTCGGTCCAGCCCGAGCAGTCCCTGCGGATCAGCCGCACCGCCCGGCTCTACGAGGCGATCCGTCGCACCCCCGGCACGGACATCGACCGCTCCCACACCCGGCGCACCCTGATCTCCGTCCTGGGCAGCGACGTGGACGTCTGCGACGTCCACTCCGGTCGCGCCTACTTCCCCCACGACGACCAGCCGCCGGAGGAGGTGACCCGCGCGATCCGCGGCCCTGTCGGGCTGCTCTCCTCCGGCAACCGGCTCGCGCCGCTGTCCGGGGGAAGGGTCCTGCACATCGTCCCCGTCCCCACCCAGTCCGCCGCCGTGCTCGCCGTGATCAGCCGCTCCGAGACGCCCCCGGACACGCTGCTGCTGCAGCACGCCGCGACGGTGGCGGCGCTCGAGCTCTCCCAGGCGCATCTCGAGCTCGGCAACCGTCAGCGCATCCACGGCGAGCTCGCCGCGGCGGTCCTGGACGCAGGTGCCCGCCGCCAGGGCGCCGCCCGGGAGCTCGGAGAGATCGGGCTGGATCCCGCGCGCTCCCTGGTCGCCGCGGTGGCCTGCGAGGACGAGGAGCGGCTGCGCATGCTCCCCGTGAGCCTGTGGCGGGCGCGGATCCCGTACGCGATGACCCTGCGCGCCGGCTCGCCCGTGCTCATCCTGCCGCAGCGGCCTCATGCCCTCCGGGTGCTCACCGATGCGCTGGGCCGGACCGGACGGACCGGTCTCAGCCGCCCGGTGCGGCGCGGCTCCCGGTATGCCGAGTGCGCCCAGGAGGCGGCCTGGGCGCTGGGGATGGCCCGACGCAGCGGATCCACGAGCGTCCGCTACGGCTCGATGAGCCCGGATCTCGGGCCGACGGACCGGGCGGATGCCCGGGCTCTGGTGGAGCATCGGCTCGGCCCGGTGCTCCGGCACGATGCGGAGCAGGACGGCTCGCTCATGGAGACCCTCGAGGCGTTCCTCGAGCACCGTCGGTCCTGGCAGAGGACGGCGGAGGCGCTGCAGCTCCACCGTCAGACCGTGCACTACCGGATCCGCCGCATCGAGGGTCTGCTCGACGTCGACCTCCACGAGAGCGGCGACCTGGCCCAGGTGTGGCTCGCGCTCCAGGCGAGGCGCTCGCTCGACGGGATGTCCTGA
- a CDS encoding urease accessory protein UreD, with amino-acid sequence MTRIVLEQADGPVRLRLVPGLLQPRLVSRTRTGARVALVAAGATLLGGDEVSVDVHVGTDCTLEIEDVGGTVAYESTGAPSRFDVSIHLEEGARLVWRAHPFVVTDGADVRRRTTITLGPGADLLLRETLVLGRTGECGGHLASALEARDADGAPLLLEHLDLDGAAPRHGVLGPHRVLDTAVLLGRRPPESTGPRVLHLEAPGALGRTLGASTHGTGVEELMEAWADGVVPS; translated from the coding sequence ATGACACGGATCGTGCTCGAGCAGGCCGACGGACCGGTGCGCCTGCGCCTCGTCCCCGGCCTGCTCCAGCCGCGGCTCGTCTCCCGGACCCGGACCGGCGCCCGGGTGGCGCTGGTCGCCGCCGGGGCCACGCTGCTGGGCGGTGACGAGGTCTCCGTCGACGTGCACGTGGGCACCGACTGCACGCTCGAGATCGAGGACGTCGGCGGCACGGTCGCCTATGAGAGCACCGGGGCGCCCAGCCGGTTCGACGTCTCGATCCACCTGGAAGAAGGGGCCCGCCTGGTGTGGAGGGCCCACCCCTTCGTGGTGACCGACGGGGCCGACGTGCGCCGACGGACCACGATCACCCTCGGCCCCGGAGCCGATCTGCTCCTGCGCGAGACCCTCGTGCTGGGACGCACGGGGGAGTGCGGCGGCCACCTCGCCAGCGCCCTCGAGGCGCGCGACGCGGACGGCGCCCCGCTCCTGCTCGAGCACCTGGACCTCGACGGCGCCGCTCCGCGCCACGGGGTGCTCGGCCCCCACCGGGTGCTCGACACCGCGGTGCTGCTCGGCCGTCGGCCCCCGGAGAGCACCGGTCCGCGCGTGCTCCACCTCGAGGCCCCCGGCGCCCTGGGCCGCACCCTCGGCGCGAGCACCCACGGCACCGGCGTCGAGGAGCTGATGGAGGCGTGGGCCGATGGGGTCGTCCCCTCGTAG